In Bacillus sp. SB49, a single window of DNA contains:
- a CDS encoding STAS domain-containing protein → MPNEYKLDTTDFQSLRTASRKMFHIISEHLDVQTAYIAKKDDTTMTVLSSYNRDEGIINEGYTVDYGGTYCRFILNSRNKTMTTENLMQEARTKDLEVTGELRKRGFLGVELTDVDGNTFGTLCVMDSEEKVFEQEDIRFLKSIADVLSHIIELDQTQYNMALLNVPIIPITKGVSILTIQGIIDERRAKKIMDTTLRYGAEKDIDYFIIDLSGLVILDDLFPDVLAKLVHSLELMGIEALMTGITPAIAQREVENVKFNKLKARTVVNLEAALSSIGFSLVEKQ, encoded by the coding sequence ATGCCTAACGAGTACAAGTTGGATACGACAGATTTCCAGTCCTTAAGGACCGCTTCCAGGAAAATGTTCCATATAATCAGCGAACATCTGGATGTCCAAACTGCCTATATTGCTAAAAAAGATGATACAACCATGACTGTGCTTAGTTCTTATAACAGAGATGAAGGTATCATCAACGAGGGATATACGGTGGATTACGGAGGTACATACTGTCGGTTTATATTAAACAGCCGCAATAAAACAATGACCACAGAGAATTTGATGCAGGAAGCACGGACGAAAGACTTAGAAGTTACGGGAGAGCTGCGGAAAAGAGGGTTTCTCGGCGTGGAGCTTACGGATGTTGATGGCAACACGTTCGGTACCCTTTGTGTAATGGATTCCGAGGAAAAGGTATTTGAGCAGGAAGACATTCGTTTCCTGAAATCTATCGCTGACGTTCTCTCCCATATAATCGAATTGGATCAAACGCAGTATAATATGGCTTTGCTAAATGTCCCGATCATACCGATTACAAAGGGTGTATCGATTTTGACTATCCAAGGAATTATTGATGAACGACGGGCGAAAAAGATTATGGACACTACCCTTCGATACGGGGCGGAGAAGGACATTGATTATTTCATCATTGATTTGTCCGGGCTGGTCATTTTGGATGATCTTTTCCCGGACGTGCTGGCGAAGCTCGTTCATTCCCTGGAATTAATGGGAATTGAAGCACTAATGACAGGTATTACCCCGGCGATCGCCCAGCGCGAAGTGGAAAATGTAAAGTTCAACAAACTAAAAGCGAGAACCGTTGTTAATTTGGAAGCAGCTCTCTCGTCTATCGGATTTTCTTTAGTAGAGAAACAATAA